The Pedobacter ginsengisoli region TTATTTTCTTTTAGAAAAAACTTATGCTTTTGCAGTAAGTTTATCTAAGATCGCGTTGTTTTTAGCTAACTGATCTTTTGTAGATTGACGTGAACGGCTACCTAATTCAATGTTAGTAGCAAGTTTTAAGTTTTTCACATCTAACTTTGCGAAAGTTTTATTTCTTCTGTCTTTTCTTTTTAATCTTGTAACTGCCATGTTAATCTTTTTTAATTTATTATAAATCTTGAGGTCGAGAGCGGATTCGAACCGCTGTAGGAGGTTTTGCAGACCTCTGCCTAGCCACTCGGCCACTCGACCCTATTCAAATTCAGGCTGCAAAAATAGTAAATAATACTTACTATGCAATTTATTTCTGCAAATTTCTAATAATATCTGCACAAAGAATTGCTGCTGATATCGCAACGTTCAAAGACTCAGCCTCTCCAACCCTTGGTATTGTTACCGGATTGGTAATTAAATTTATTATTTCAGGTGTTATCCCTTGTCCTTCGTTACCCAAAATTACTATACCTTCTGTTCCCCATTTTGTTTCATAAATACTTGTGCCATCCAGAACAGCTCCAAAAATGGGCACCTTAGCATCTTTTAAGAAAGCAGAAAGATCTTCATAATAAATATTTACCCTGCTAAGCGAGCCCATGGTTGCCTGTACTGTTTTTGGGTTATAAACCTCAACAGTGTTGTTAGAACATATGATTTGTTTAAATCCAAACCAATCGGCAGTGCGGATAATTGTTCCCAGATTACCAGGGTCCTGAACTCCATCCAGCACTAAAGAAAATGTCCCTTTCAAGCTACTTATATCAAGGTTGCGGCTTTTAGGAATGTGCACAAGCGCAAGCACGCCCTGTGGTGTTTGTAAAGTACTAATCTTATCCAGTTCGGCGTTGTTTACTTCAAATAACTTTATATTTGCAGGCAAATTGGGCAGTAAAGACTGATATTGAGCCAGATAATAAATGCTATGTATTTGGTATGAAGATTGAATAAATTCTACAATAGATTTTATACCTTCAATAATAAATATCCCATTTTCTTTACGGTACTTTTTTTGATGTAACGATTTTATATAACCTATCTGAGATTTTGAAAGCATACTATAATAATAAAAGGAATGTCCATTTTCATGCAATATTACTATTTATTCTTGTTTTTGTTACGGGATGCTCGTCAACAAAATATATTGCGGACTACCAGTCTATTGTTAAGAATGTAAAAATAGACAGTATAGATAAAGCTTTCGAGGAAGAAGCACTCAATTATATTCAAAAAGACATCAGGCCAACATCAACCGTTGGTATCAATGTTATTATTTATAACATGTTCAATACCAAAAATGGTCGTTATAAAACTTCTAATATAAAACCACTTGGTACGCCACCACCGATTCTTGATAGTGCTTTGGTTGAGATTTCGCGCAGTCAGATAGAGAAATTTCTGATGAGTAAGGGCTATTTTATGGCAAAAGTAAAATCAGAGATAAAGGTTAAAAACAAACGCGCCGATGTTTTTTTTAAGGCAAATCCTGGCCCTGTTTTTCAGATCAATAAAATAAAGTTCGAGATTCCTGATGAGCTTGTTAGTAAGTTTTATATGGAAAGCAGAGCTGTGCAGACCTACCTGAAAGAGGGAATGAGGTATGATGATGATTCTTTGGCTCATGAACGTGACCGGATTTATACGGTGATGAAAGAGAGGGGATATTTCGATTTTGCAAGGCCTTATGTAAAATATGAGGTTGATTCAAACTTAAATTCGAGCAAGGCTAATGTTACTTTGATTATTGATAACCCTCAGGATAAGCCCAAACATGAGCAATTTTTTATTGGTGAGGCTAATGTAATTATAGCTCCAAATTCAGATGGTTTCCCTGATACGCTTAATATGAACGATAGGGTTTTTAAGGGATTAAGGTATACCGATCTCTCTAAAAAATTTAGAAGAAATCCAATAGTACGGTATAATTTTCTTCACCAGGGTGAGTATTATAATATTTATAATGAGAATCTTACCTACGATCGTATGTATGAGCTTAATGTTTTTAAAAATGTTAAGATAGATTATAACAGGCCAAAGGATAGTGCTAATAAAGTGTTCCCGGTTATTCAGTTAATTCCTCAAAAAATTATGAGTAACCGTGTTGAGGGCGAGGTGCCCTTTAATGCAGGTACGGTTGGTTTCACTTTGTCAAATACGTACACCAACAATAATCTGTTTCGTGGTGCGGAACGATTTGAATTTCAGGTTAAAGGGGGGTTGCAATCCAGAATAGGACAGGGTAATTCGCTGTTTAAGGATATTTATCAGCGCGATTTTTCTATTAGCGCCAACTTAACTGTTCCGAGGTTAATGTTGCCATTTATTACTGCCCGACCTGGCCGAAGAGGCGGGATGCCGCATACCATATTCTCTACCAGTTATGTATATGCACAACAAAAAAGCTTTTTTGAACGACATGTTTTTCTTACTTCATTAACTTATGAGTTTGTTGAATCGAAATCGAAATATCATTCTGTTACCCCTTTAAATTTTGAATACAGGTTTGGCGGGCTTCTTTTTGATATTAATGATCCGACTAACGGGGAAGAGCTATTTAAGAATTTTTATAATCTTGTTTTGTTAAACAGGAGAGATATTACCCTTGGTATTAAATACACTTATTCTCTTAATGCCGATAAGCTGTTAACAAATGGAAGCTTTATTTATTTTAGAGGTAGCATGGATTTAGCCGGCAATATGCTGCAACTGGCAACAAGTATTGCAGGCGATAAGCCTAATTTGGCCGAAGATAAATATGCTAAAGTTTTCGGCTTACCGTTTAACCAGTATATGCGGCCGGAACTTGATTTGCGCTGGTATAAAAGCCTTGGTGGTGATAAACAGTTTGTTGCCCGTGTAAACAGTGGAATTGGTTATGCTTATGGTAATTCTAAATCGGTTCCGTTTGAGAAGTTGTTTTTTGCAGGTGGTTCAAGCGGTATAAGGGCATGGCAGGCCAGAACATTGGGGCCTGGAAATTACGACAGGGGAAAAGAGCTTACTTCTGATAGTGTAAGGAGAGCATTATATGGGCTCGACCAGCTTGGAGAGTTGCATATTGAAGCAAACTTAGAATATAGGTATAAGTTGCTGAACAAGTTCTTTGGAGCCAAATTAAAGGGGGCTATATTTTTGGATGCAGGTAATGTATGGAATGTTACCAGAACAGGTACACCATCAACCTATTTCGATTTCAAAAAGCTGGGTAAACAGATTGCTGTGGGTACTGGTATGGGTTTCAGGTATGATGTTCAATACTTTGTATTCAGGTTTGATGTGGGGTTAAAACTTAAAGATCCGCAGTTCGAAGGTTCAGATCAATGGATGTTTAAACGGTTCTTTACCGGAAATAAAACATTTAAAGACAACTACTATCTTACCCATAGCCCGGAAAGGTATCGCTTTGTTCAATACAACTTTGGTATAGGAATGCCTTTTTAAACGTACTGTTTAAAACAATCGTTTTAAGCCATCAAATATAGTTTCGAAGAAAGTTGATAGGTTTAAGCCGTTACTGTGATTGAAATAGATAAATATTAAAAGAATAATCACCGCGGCTATAATAAACTTTCTGAATGCAAAGGCCAAAAAGATAATCAGAGCCGGAAATAATACCAGCCACATGCTGTTAATTACGTATGGAGTTAGGGTACCATCCTTTTTATGAACATACAAAAGCTTGCTGTGTGTACCGGTGTCATTCTGATGTTTTATATATACAAATGCAGAGCGTTCAAGCTGTAATGGTAATACTCCTACACCGTCACTAAATTTAATAGATTGCGTAAATCCGCTTACGCTAAAGGTATAGGTGCCGTTTATTTTTTCTATAGGTATATCTAATGAATCAGCAGCTATAATAGCAAGCTTGCTGTTTTTAAGCAGGCTCTCTTTAACTATAAAATTATTGATATCAGCATTTTGAGCATAGCCGGAAACACATATTACTAACAACAAAATCAACAGGTATATTCTTCTCATTCTATAGATCTTTTATTGTAAATCAGATACCCCAAATGTAATAAAACCCCATTTCTTTTTATTGGGTCATCGTACAAATTGTAACTAAAGCTTATTGGGCCAACCGGGGTGTGGTATACCAGCCCCGCAGTAGCGGCATATTGCCATCTGGTAAGTGGTTTCATGCGGTCTATTCCCTGAAAACCTATCTTCTCAAACTTCTGATATGGTAAAAATACATAACCTTCAAGTCGTAGATCAAGATTTCTTTTAATGCTGTATACGTTCTTAATACCTCCTGCAAGATAACTTGTCGCCCTAAAGTTTTCTAAAAATACAGATCTGCTATCTTGTAATGGATAAAATGTTGGCGATGCCAGCAGGGTAGAGTAGTAATTAGAAAACAAAGGCTGGTTTGATAGCACGGCTTCGAGCAGATAACCTAAAGCATATTTAGGCTTTGTAATAAAGTAATTTTCATCACTTACTTTTAAATTGAACCATTGGCGGTATTTTCTATTTACTTCGGTTTTACTGGCGGTAAGCTCTGCCGATTCAGTTAGTCCGTCTGTAATATTACCTGGTGTATAGCTCTCTCTGCCAGAAAAATAATTTAGGCTTAACAGGAAGTTGCGACCTCTGGTAGCATACTGTTTTCGGTTAAAGGTGTACTGTTCAAAAGCAAAGGTTGATCTGGATGCACTGAATACAGTTTTGTCTAATTGATTGCCTACTTCGAATGTGTTATTTGGGCTATACCTGTCGTAGTTATTAATAAAGGCAGTGTTTAGCGTTACTTTGGTATTGCGGTTTAGCGGAAAGCCGATCTTTAAATCAATTTTTCTATCTGTTTGCTCAATATATGTAGGATGGGGGTTCTCAATAAAGATGGAACTGGTTTTGTAATAATCAAAGTGATTGTAGGTCATTTCCATTGCCAGGAACAACGGAAGCCGCGAAGGATAATCAACCCTTCCGCTTAATTGTACGGATTCATAAAAACGTCCTGAATATAGATTAGTGCCAAAAGTGTACGATTTTTGGTTTAAGTAGTTGTACTGCATTCCAAGAAATACATTGCTGATTGGCCTGCTTGACATATTGCCTCCAAAATCTATTTTAAAACTTTTTTGTGGTTTGGCAACTATTTCAAAGTTATAGCTGTCTGAAACCGGGTTATAGGTTATTTTGGGATAAATGGTTTCGAAAGTTTCATCGGCAACCAATTTATAATAGCCTTGTTTAATGTCTTCGAGGTCAAAGGTGTTCTGATCTCTTTTAAAAAGACGCTCTATGTACTTTTTTTGCTGGGTATTTACTCCCGATACAGTTATTCCACTAAAAACAAGGTTGGGTTTTTTATTGTTGAACTGTGTTCTTTTGATCATCAAATCTCCTGTAGTTACCCGTCTGCTTATTTTTTTCTTAATCTGGTCCATATCGGCAATGGTTGCATCGTAGCCTTGCTTTATTAATGCTTCTACAGGGTTAAAATTGGTTACAGAATACCCGCTTAGGTTGGGCTGGATATAAATTCCATTAGGGCCAATAAGTGTTGAGTCTGATTTAGAGAGAAACATGAAAACCATGAGGCGGTTCATTAGCCGCTCATCGTTATTTTTAGGGTATTCGTTAAAGTTTTTTGATGATACATTAGAGCCAATGATAATGTCTGGATTAAAAGTTTCCTTCATTACATCGGCCGGAAAGTTATTATACAAACCGCCATCAAAAACATACTTATCGTCTAATTTAATAGGCCGGTAAATAAGTGGTACAGTCATGGTTGCCCTAACGGCATCGCTTAAACTGCCTTTTTTTACGGTTATACTATTTTGCGACAATACATCTGATACCATGCAACGGTAGGGAACAAACAGATTGTCGAAGTTGTCTTTTGAAATAGCCGATGCCTGTGCAAAGAGTTCTAACAGGGCAAAGTTTAAAGGGATGTCATTAACAAGGTTAGATCTGAAATTGAACCTTAAATTAGAGTCAACCGAAAGCTTTGCCGTAATTATTGAAGGGTTAATGTTTTTCTTTTGGAAGAAGAAGCTATAATCGCTTTTGTATCTTCCGCTTACCCAATTCTGAAAATCGCTGCTTAAAGCTATTTTCTCTATTTGTGTTGGTGAATAGCCGGCGGCATACATAGCACCAACAATGCCTCCCATTGATGTTCCTGTAATGTAATCAATAGGGATATTGTTTTCTTCAAGCGCTTTTAATATGCCTATGTGAGCAAGGCCCTTGGCACCACCACCACTTAATACTAATCCTACTTTTTGCGCATTTACATTTAATGCACTTATAAACAGAACCAGAATGAGCAGTATTCTTATAAGCATAGCATGCTAAAAATAAGAGTTTTATTTCACAAAGCTATCTCATTAGTTAGTTTAACGAAAATATGCTATAGGTTAAAATAGTAGCAAAGCTAACCCATAAAATATATGGGATGAATAGTAGACCTGCGGTTTTGTCAATTTTATAGAATACCCTTGCGTTTATAATGATGGCAATAAGCAAGGCGATAATTTCAAAAAACGCTAATCCAATTTCATGTGCATAAAAGAAAAGAAAAGACCACATTACATTTAAAACAAGTTGTAATAAATATATAGCAGCAGTACGGGAGAAATGTTCAACTTCCTTTCTTTTTAACCAAATCAGATAGGCCGAAACCCCCATTAAAATGTAGAGGGTTGTCCATACCGGAGCAAATATCCAGTTCGGTGGATTAAACGAGGGTTTATTTAGGGTTAAGTACCATGTTTTAACATACTGAGAGGTAAACCATCCGCCGATAGCACCCATAGCTAAAGGAATAGCAATACTAATAATAAAGGCAAATGGTTTAAATCTCATATTTTGTTAAATGTTAATTTTCTTTAACAACAATCATCCAGCCTTTGTTTTTTGTTACCGGTATTTCTTCAGTAGCAGAGAAAGTTTTAGCGGGTTGAAAGTTTTTAA contains the following coding sequences:
- a CDS encoding spore protein, translating into MAVTRLKRKDRRNKTFAKLDVKNLKLATNIELGSRSRQSTKDQLAKNNAILDKLTAKA
- a CDS encoding TrmH family RNA methyltransferase, translating into MLSKSQIGYIKSLHQKKYRKENGIFIIEGIKSIVEFIQSSYQIHSIYYLAQYQSLLPNLPANIKLFEVNNAELDKISTLQTPQGVLALVHIPKSRNLDISSLKGTFSLVLDGVQDPGNLGTIIRTADWFGFKQIICSNNTVEVYNPKTVQATMGSLSRVNIYYEDLSAFLKDAKVPIFGAVLDGTSIYETKWGTEGIVILGNEGQGITPEIINLITNPVTIPRVGEAESLNVAISAAILCADIIRNLQK
- a CDS encoding BamA/TamA family outer membrane protein codes for the protein MKAYYNNKRNVHFHAILLFILVFVTGCSSTKYIADYQSIVKNVKIDSIDKAFEEEALNYIQKDIRPTSTVGINVIIYNMFNTKNGRYKTSNIKPLGTPPPILDSALVEISRSQIEKFLMSKGYFMAKVKSEIKVKNKRADVFFKANPGPVFQINKIKFEIPDELVSKFYMESRAVQTYLKEGMRYDDDSLAHERDRIYTVMKERGYFDFARPYVKYEVDSNLNSSKANVTLIIDNPQDKPKHEQFFIGEANVIIAPNSDGFPDTLNMNDRVFKGLRYTDLSKKFRRNPIVRYNFLHQGEYYNIYNENLTYDRMYELNVFKNVKIDYNRPKDSANKVFPVIQLIPQKIMSNRVEGEVPFNAGTVGFTLSNTYTNNNLFRGAERFEFQVKGGLQSRIGQGNSLFKDIYQRDFSISANLTVPRLMLPFITARPGRRGGMPHTIFSTSYVYAQQKSFFERHVFLTSLTYEFVESKSKYHSVTPLNFEYRFGGLLFDINDPTNGEELFKNFYNLVLLNRRDITLGIKYTYSLNADKLLTNGSFIYFRGSMDLAGNMLQLATSIAGDKPNLAEDKYAKVFGLPFNQYMRPELDLRWYKSLGGDKQFVARVNSGIGYAYGNSKSVPFEKLFFAGGSSGIRAWQARTLGPGNYDRGKELTSDSVRRALYGLDQLGELHIEANLEYRYKLLNKFFGAKLKGAIFLDAGNVWNVTRTGTPSTYFDFKKLGKQIAVGTGMGFRYDVQYFVFRFDVGLKLKDPQFEGSDQWMFKRFFTGNKTFKDNYYLTHSPERYRFVQYNFGIGMPF
- a CDS encoding patatin-like phospholipase family protein, which gives rise to MLIRILLILVLFISALNVNAQKVGLVLSGGGAKGLAHIGILKALEENNIPIDYITGTSMGGIVGAMYAAGYSPTQIEKIALSSDFQNWVSGRYKSDYSFFFQKKNINPSIITAKLSVDSNLRFNFRSNLVNDIPLNFALLELFAQASAISKDNFDNLFVPYRCMVSDVLSQNSITVKKGSLSDAVRATMTVPLIYRPIKLDDKYVFDGGLYNNFPADVMKETFNPDIIIGSNVSSKNFNEYPKNNDERLMNRLMVFMFLSKSDSTLIGPNGIYIQPNLSGYSVTNFNPVEALIKQGYDATIADMDQIKKKISRRVTTGDLMIKRTQFNNKKPNLVFSGITVSGVNTQQKKYIERLFKRDQNTFDLEDIKQGYYKLVADETFETIYPKITYNPVSDSYNFEIVAKPQKSFKIDFGGNMSSRPISNVFLGMQYNYLNQKSYTFGTNLYSGRFYESVQLSGRVDYPSRLPLFLAMEMTYNHFDYYKTSSIFIENPHPTYIEQTDRKIDLKIGFPLNRNTKVTLNTAFINNYDRYSPNNTFEVGNQLDKTVFSASRSTFAFEQYTFNRKQYATRGRNFLLSLNYFSGRESYTPGNITDGLTESAELTASKTEVNRKYRQWFNLKVSDENYFITKPKYALGYLLEAVLSNQPLFSNYYSTLLASPTFYPLQDSRSVFLENFRATSYLAGGIKNVYSIKRNLDLRLEGYVFLPYQKFEKIGFQGIDRMKPLTRWQYAATAGLVYHTPVGPISFSYNLYDDPIKRNGVLLHLGYLIYNKRSIE
- a CDS encoding TspO/MBR family protein, whose product is MRFKPFAFIISIAIPLAMGAIGGWFTSQYVKTWYLTLNKPSFNPPNWIFAPVWTTLYILMGVSAYLIWLKRKEVEHFSRTAAIYLLQLVLNVMWSFLFFYAHEIGLAFFEIIALLIAIIINARVFYKIDKTAGLLFIPYILWVSFATILTYSIFSLN